The Malus domestica chromosome 10, GDT2T_hap1 genome contains a region encoding:
- the FPPS gene encoding farnesyl pyrophosphate synthase 2 (The RefSeq protein has 1 substitution compared to this genomic sequence), translated as MADLKSKFLKVYSVLKSELLEDPAFDFTNDSRQWVERMLDYNVPGGKLNRGLSVIDSYQLLQQGRELTEDEIFLASALGWCIEWLQAFFLVLDDIMDGSHTRRGQPCWFRLPKVGMIAVNDGVVLRNHIPRILRKYFREKPYYVDLLDLFNEVEFQTASGQMIDLITTIEGEKDLSKYSLSIHRRIVQYKTAYYSFYLSVACALLMSGEELEKHIDVKNILVEMGIYFQVQDDYLDCFGDPETIGKIGTDIEDFKCSWLVVKALELCNEEQKKVLHENYGKPDPENVATVKALYKELDIEGVFADYESKSYKKLTSWIEGHPSKAVQSVLKSFLGKIYKRQK; from the exons ATGGCGGATCTCAAGTCAAAGTTTCTGAAGGTGTACTCCGTTCTGAAATCGGAGCTGTTGGAAGACCCTGCTTTCGACTTCACCAAGGACTCTCGCCAATGGGTCGAGCGG ATGCTGGACTACAATGTGCCTGGAG GAAAGCTCAATCGGGGATTGTCTGTTATTGACAGCTATCAGTTGTTGCAACAAGGAAGGGAATTAACTGAAGATGAAATCTTCCTGGCCAGCGCTCTCGGTTGGTGCATCGAATGG CTTCAAGCATTTTTTCTGGTTCTTGATGACATCATGGATGGCTCTCACACACGTCGTGGTCAGCCTTGCTGGTTTAGATTGCCCAAG GTTGGTATGATTGCAGTAAATGATGGTGTTGTGCTTCGAAACCATATCCCAAGGATTCTCAGAAAGTACTTCAGAGAAAAGCCATATTACGTGGATCTTCTTGATTTGTTCAATGAG GTGGAATTTCAAACTGCCTCAGGTCAGATGATAGATTTGATCACTACTATCGAAGGAGAAAAAGATCTATCCAAATACTCATTGTCAAT TCACCGCCGTATTGTTCAGTACAAGACTGCCTATTACTCATTTTACCTTTCC GTTGCATGTGCATTGCTTATGTCAGGTGAGGAACTGGAAAAACATATTGATGTAAAAAACATTCTTGTTGAGATGGGGATCTACTTTCAAGTACAg GATGATTATTTGGATTGCTTTGGTGATCCGGAAACGATTGGTAAG ATAGGAACAGATATTGAAGATTTCAAGTGCTCTTGGTTGGTGGTGAAAGCTTTGGAACTCTGCAATGAGGAACAAAAGAAAGTACTACAT GAGAATTATGGGAAACCAGACCCAGAAAATGTGGCAACAGTAAAGGCCCTCTACAAAGAACTCGATATTGAG GGTGTATTTGCGGATTATGAGAGCAAAAGCTACAAGAAACTGACGAGTTGGATTGAAGGGCACCCAAGCAAAGCGGTGCAATCAGTGTTGAAGTCCTTCTTGGGCAAGATTTACAAGAGGCAGAAATAG
- the LOC103429743 gene encoding C2 and GRAM domain-containing protein At1g03370-like: MKLVVQVLGARDLPAMDLNGFSDPYVKVQLGKHKLRTKVVKKTLNPYWGEEFTFRVDDLNDELVISVLDEDKYFNDDFVGSVRIPVSQVFDARNKSLETAWHPLHPKSKKSKNKDCGEILLAIHFSSNNSFVDSASEGGDIGSESPSRSFSGVSESASPVRVRPEETASFKDFKEEKICSQKTFAGRIAQIFNKNPDLLSASSSRVDLSELSEAAKPEVCESSPEDQSSSATFEELMKTIQSRDQESETPTNLPGGVLVDQLYVTPPQDLNTLLFSTDSGFQKEVADAQGTTELDPGQWKLDTSTESVKRVVTYVKAATKLIKAVKGTEDQTYLKADGKVFAVLASVSTPDVPYGRTFKTELLYCITPGPELPSGEQSSRLVISWRMNFLQSTMMKGMIENGARQGLKESFDHYATILSQNVKPVDSKDLGSNKDQVLASLQAEPQSDWKLAVQYFANFPVISTLFIGLYMFVHIWLAQPSTIQGLEFVGLDLPDSIGEFIVCGVLVLQGERVLGLISRFMQARAQNGSDHGVKAQGDGWLLTVALIEGSNIAAVDSSGFSDPYVVFTCNGKTRTSSIKFQKCDPTWNEIFEFDAMDEPPSVLDVEVYDFDGPFDEAISLGHAEINFVKTNISDLADLWVPLQGKLAQACQSKLHLRIFLNNTRGGNVVNQFLTKMEKEVGKKITVRSPQTNSAFQKLFGLPPEEFLINDFTCHLKRKMPLQGRLFLSARIIGFHANLFGHKTKFFFLWEDIEDIQVVPPTLSSMGSPIIVMTLRQGRGMDARHGAKTQDEEGRLKFHFQSFVSFNVANRTIMALWKARSLSPEQKVKIVEEESDVKIQAEESGSFLGLDDVSMSEVYSAAHSVPTNFFIELFGGGELDRRVMEKAGCLNYSYTPWESEKGDVCVRQIYYRFDKRVSQYRGEVTSTQQKSRLPDRNGWLVQEVSTLHAVPLGDYFNLHVRYQIEDLPSTPKGCHVKVYFGVEWLKSTRHQKRITKNVLKNLQDRLKDTFSVVEKEFTT, encoded by the exons atgaagcTGGTGGTTCAAGTATTGGGGGCTCGGGATCTACCAGCGATGGATCTCAACGGCTTCAGCGATCCTTACGTGAAGGTGCAGCTGGGGAAGCACAAGCTCAGGACCAAAGTGGTCAAGAAGACCTTAAACCCCTATTGGGGGGAAGAGTTCACCTTCAGGGTCGACGACCTCAACGACGAGCTCGTCATCTCTGTCCTCGACGAGGACAAGTACTTCAACGACGACTTCGTTGGCTCCGTCCGCATCCCTGTTTCCCAAGTCTTCGATGCCCGCAACAAGTCCCTTGAAACTGCTTGGCACCCTCTCCACCCCAAGAGTAAAAAATCCAAGAACAAGGATTGCG GCGAGATTCTTCTTGCAATACATTTTTCTTCAAACAATTCATTCGTGGACTCGGCTTCCGAGGGTGGTGACATAGGAAGTGAATCACCTTCAAGGTCTTTCAGTGGTGTTTCAGAATCAGCTTCTCCTGTGAGAGTGAGACCAGAAGAAACAGCATCTTTTAAGGACTTTAAGGAAGAAAAGATTTGTTCTCAGAAGACCTTTGCTGGTCGCATAGCTCAGATATTCAATAAAAATCCAGATTTGCTTTCAGCCTCCTCTAGCAGAGTGGACCTGTCTGAGCTGTCTGAAGCTGCTAAACCCGAAGTTTGTGAGAGCAGCCCTGAGGATCAGTCCTCTTCCGCTACATTTGAAGAATTGATGAAAACAATACAGTCACGAGATCAAGAGAGTGAAACCCCAACCAACTTACCAGGAGGAGTGCTTGTGGATCAACTGTACGTCACTCCACCCCAAGACCTAAACACATTACTATTTTCAACAGATTCAGGTTTTCAAAAAGAGGTGGCAGATGCGCAGGGAACTACAGAATTGGATCCGGGGCAATGGAAATTAGATACCAGCACCGAGAGCGTCAAAAGAGTGGTGACATACGTTAAGGCTGCCACTAAGTTGATAAAGGCTGTCAAGGGAACTGAGGACCAAACGTATCTCAAAGCCGACGGGAAGGTTTTTGCAGTTTTAGCAAGCGTAAGCACTCCTGATGTTCCCTATGGGCGGACTTTTAAGACAGAGTTGCTCTACTGCATAACACCTGGCCCCGAGCTGCCATCTGGAGAGCAATCTTCACGTCTGGTAATATCCTGGCGGATGAATTTTCTGCAGAGCACCATGATGAAAGGAATGATAGAAAATGGAGCTCGACAAGGTTTAAAGGAAAGTTTTGACCACTATGCTACTATATTGTCTCAGAATGTTAAGCCAGTCGATTCAAAGGATCTTGGATCCAATAAGGATCAGGTTTTGGCATCACTGCAAGCTGAACCCCAGTCTGATTGGAAGCTGGCAGTACAGTATTTTGCCAATTTCCCTGTGATCTCCACATTATTTATTGGATTGTATATGTTTGTACACATCTGGCTTGCCCAACCCAGCACTATTCAAGGGTTGGAGTTTGTTGGGCTTGACTTGCCAGATTCAATTGGTGAATTCATCGTCTGTGGTGTCCTGGTTCTTCAAGGAGAAAGGGTGCTGGGGTTGATCTCACGCTTCATGCAGGCCAGAGCACAAAACG GCAGTGATCATGGAGTCAAAGCCCAAGGAGATGGTTGGTTGCTAACTGTTGCATTGATTGAAGGAAGTAACATAGCAGCTGTTGATTCGAGTGGGTTTTCTGATCCATATGTGGTGTTCACTTGCAATGGGAAAACTAGAACCAGCTCAATCAAGTTCCAGAAATGCGATCCTACATGGAATG AAATATTTGAGTTTGATGCAATGGATGAACCTCCTTCTGTGTTGGATGTGGAAGTTTATGATTTTGATGGACCTTTTGATGAAGCTATCTCTCTGGGCCATGCTGAAATCAATTTTGTAAAAACTAACATATCAGATTTAGCTGACTTGTGGGTTCCTCTTCAAGGAAAGTTAGCTCAGGCATGCCAGTCAAAACTCCACCTGAGAATTTTCTTAAACAATACAAGAGGTGGCAACGTCGTAAATCAATTTTTGACTAAGATGGAGAAGGAGGTGGGAAAGAAG ATAACCGTGCGGTCTCCTCAAACAAATTCAGCATTCCAAAAACTGTTTGGGCTTCCACCGGAGGAATTTCTCATCAACGACTTTACCTGTCACTTGAAACGAAAAATGCCCCTGCAG GGCCGCCTATTTCTTTCTGCAAGAATAATTGGTTTCCATGCAAATTTATTTGGTCACAAGACAAAGTTCTTTTTCCTGTGGGAGGATATAGAGGATATTCAAGTTGTACCTCCAACTCTGTCATCTATGGGCAGTCCAATTATAGTCATGACTCTGCGACAGGGTAGAGGTATGGATGCAAGGCATGGTGCAAAGACACAAGATGAGGAAGGCAGGCTCAAGTTCCATTTCCAGTCCTTTGTATCTTTCAATGTAGCTAACAG GACAATCATGGCTCTTTGGAAAGCTAGGTCTTTGAGTCCTGAGCAGAAGGTGAAAATAGTTGAAGAAGAATCCGATGTCAAGATccaagctgaagagagtgggtcTTTCTTGGGCCTTGATGATGTCAGCATGTCTGAGGTTTATTCTGCAGCTCATTCCGTTCCt ACAAATTTCTTCATAGAGCTATTTGGCGGAGGTGAATTGGACCGTAGAGTTATGGAGAAAGCTGGTTGTCTTAACTACTCTTACACCCCATGGGAATCAGAGAAGGGCGATGTCTGTGTGAGGCAAATATATTACAGATTTGATAAACGTGTGTCCCAATATAGAGGAGAGGTGACTAGCACTCAGCAAAAATCTCGCCTCCCTGATAGAAATGGTTGGCTTGTACAAGAGGTCTCGACCCTCCATGCAGTACCACTTGGCGACTATTTCAAT CTTCATGTTCGATACCAAATCGAGGATTTGCCCTCAACACCAAAGGGATGCCATGTAAAAGTATACTTTGGGGTTGAGTGGCTCAAAAGCACTCGGCATCAGAAAAGAATTACAAAAAACGTGCTTAAGAATCTGCAAGATCGCCTGAAGGACACCTTCAGTGTAGTTGAGAAGGAATTCACGACATAG
- the LOC103446830 gene encoding uncharacterized protein, with amino-acid sequence MVGPRRHFLPLLLFSLSVLFFFSYYHSSLPHSPPSPNPKFTLLPQNSHSNPNFTFIIKVLAFNRLDSVARCLRSLAAANYLTDEVHIHVYVDHFALGDPPSNIDQKLQESHRILEFVDGFEWKFGNKLVHYRTANVGLQAQWLEAWWPSSNNEFAFVMEDDLEVSPLYYKFLRSLIVNYYYNASNYRPYIYGASLQRPRFVPGKHGNKLQMDDRTRLFLYQLVGTWGQLLFPKPWKEFRMWYDDHKAKGIKPFLDGMVTTGWYKKMGEKIWTPWFIKFIHTRGYFNIYTNFLHERALSVSHRDAGVNYGKTVGPDSHILDKSSLDSDFWDMQPLSDLKWYDFCFREKLPDRVVGSLDELGSVLNSVQKHDTVIIVSLFGVSELAVRNLLCHFESLNIWNYVLIGPESDLVFDLARRGHPVIGTNEFLKSVGAYKLMSLQDSYVEMIKVYVLKKCLESGYNAWVVDGNMLPLSSDLFVESDLSYDFYIGKSSELFFARRSFAQNIGGDDFISKFATMANALLVRQSISFGYIMAKLLEEKGVKVKSLNETSFGLMIGNSNVNESLGDGKQMVFWSSDMASDLVHKRLQEFGIWTVNDDLSCKAVVCH; translated from the exons ATGGTGGGACCAAGGAGACACTTCCTCCCACTTCTCCTCTTTTCTCTCTccgtcctcttcttcttctcctactACCACTCCTCTCTTCCCCACTCCCCCCCAAGCCCTAACCCTAAATTCACTCTGCTTCCCCAAAATTCTCACTCTAACCCCAATTTCACCTTCATCATCAAGGTCCTTGCCTTCAATCGACTTGACTCGGTAGCTCGCTGCCTACGTTCCCTTGCTGCTGCTAACTACCTCACTGACGAGGTCCATATCCACGTCTACGTTGACCATTTTGCCCTTGGGGATCCCCCTTCAAACATTGATCAAAAGTTGCAGGAGTCGCATCGAATTTTGGAGTTTGTGGATGGGTTTGAGTGGAAATTTGGGAACAAACTTGTCCATTACCGGACTGCAAATGTTGGCCTTCAGGCCCAGTGGTTGGAAGCCTGGTGGCCTAGTTCTAACAACGAGTTTGCTTTTGTTATGGAAGATGACTTGGAGGTCTCACCGCTGTATTACAAGTTTCTGAGAAGTCTGATTGTGAATTACTATTACAATGCCTCTAACTATCGTCCCTACATCTACGGGGCATCACTGCAGCGACCAAGGTTTGTCCCAG GTAAACATGGGAACAAACTACAAATGGATGATAGAACGCGACTCTTCTTGTACCAACTAGTTGGCACTTGGGGTCAGCTTCTCTTTCCTAAACCTTGGAAAGAGTTTAGGATGTGGTATGACGATCACAAGGCAAAGGGCATTAAGCCATTTCTTGATGGCATG GTGACAACTGGGTGGTATAAAAAGATGGGAGAGAAGATATGGACACCTTGGTTCATTAAATTCATTCATACTCGTGGCTATTTTAATATCTACACCAATTTTTTGCATGAGAGAGCGCTCAGTGTCTCTCACAGGGATGCTGGTGTTAATTATGGGAAAACAGTTGGGCCTGATTCCCATATACTGGATAAAAGTTCTCTTGATTCAGATTTTTGGGATATGCAACCGTTGAGTGATCTTAAgtggtatgatttttgtttcagAGAAAAACTTCCTGACAGAGTTGTTGGGAGCCTTGATGAACTCGGATCTGTTCTTAATTCTGTGCAGAAACATGACACCGTTATTATTGTGAGCTTATTTGGGGTATCAGAGCTGGCAGTAAGGAACTTGCTCTGCCACTTTGAGAGTCTAAATATTTGGAACTATGTACTTATTGGCCCTGAATCTGACTTAGTGTTTGATCTGGCAAGAAGAGGACATCCGGTGATTGGTACAAACGAGTTCCTGAAGAGTGTCGGAGCTTACAAATTGATGTCTCTCCAAGATTCATATGTGGAAATGATCAAGGTCTATGTATTAAAAAAGTGTTTAGAATCTGGGTACAATGCCTGGGTGGTGGATGGGAACATGCTTCCTCTCAGCAGTGACCTTTTTGTTGAGTCTGATCTCTCATACGATTTCTACATAGGGAAGAGCTCAGAACTTTTCTTTGCCAGAAGATCCTTCGCTCAGAATATTGGTGGTGATGATTTTATATCCAAATTTGCAACGATGGCGAACGCTTTGCTAGTAAGACAGAGCATAAGTTTTGGTTACATAATGGCAAAGCTTTTGGAAGAGAAGGGTGTGAAGGTCAAGAGTCTCAACGAGACAAGCTTTGGTCTCATGATCGGTAACAGTAATGTTAACGAATCTTTGGGGGATGGAAAACAAATGGTCTTTTGGTCTAGTGATATGGCTTCAGATTTAGTTCATAAGCGGCTTCAAGAATTTGGTATTTGGACTGTAAATGATGACTTGTCTTGCAAGGCTGTTGTTTGTCACTAG
- the LOC103446832 gene encoding protein phosphatase 1 regulatory inhibitor subunit PPP1R8 homolog, translating into MYGRAGLDRFKKAQSLEPFSVNSNPNPKPNSPSKSNPKPSLSHSHQHQPPLPLPLAPPEAAPLVELGQTHQHHLPQLGAGQSTWRPPDWAIDPRPGVYSLEVLKDGQVLDRIALVRRRNIFGRQSQTCDFVLDHQSVSRQHAVVVPHKNGSIYVIDLGSAHGTFVANERVTKDTPVELEVGQSLRFAASTRTYVLRKNDAALFPRPPRPSEVNLPPPPDPSDEDAVVAYNTLLNRHGLTNPDVVAKSRESSDSAGAKGDNQRLERPSKRIRKARVSFRDQVGGELVEVVGISDGVDVETEPGPVGVKEGSLVGKYESLVQVTVIPKGKEQLYVKEGNSSQKGMTEKLQEVLNRVKTAPKGRIYDELYGESFSGKVGSSWAYPSSVDSSGRRPSPSRDTDGKALSVNHGTNSSHIDDDEDDLFGD; encoded by the exons ATGTACGGTAGAGCGGGCCTTGATCGATTTAAGAAAGCTCAGTCCTTGGAACCCTTCTCCGTCAATTCCAATCCCAATCCCAAACCCAATTCCCCTTCCAAATCCAATCCCAAGCCCTCTCTTTCACACTCCCATCAACATCAACCtcccctccctctccctcttgcACCGCCCGAGGCAGCCCCTCTCGTGGAGCTGGGTCAGACCCACCAGCACCATCTCCCTCAGCTTGGTGCCGGCCAGTCCACTTGGAGGCCCCCTGACTGGGCAATCGACCCCCGCCCTGGTGTCTATTCTCTCGAGGTTCTCAAGGATGGTCAGGTTCTTGATCGCATTGCCCTTGTTAGGCGTCGCAACATCTTTGGCCGCCAATCTCAGACTTGTGACTTTGTGCTTGATCATCAGTCCGTTTCCCGCCAGCATGCTGTTGTTGTTCCTCACAAGAACGGAAG CATATATGTAATTGATTTGGGGTCTGCACATGGTACTTTTGTTGCAAATGAAAGAGTGACTAAAGATACCCCTGTTGAACTTGAAGTGGGCCAGTCTTTGAGATTTGCTGCATCAACTAGAACTTATGTCTTGAGAAAGAATGACGCAGCTCTTTTTCCTCGTCCTCCACGGCCTTCAGAGGTTAATCTGCCACCACCTCCTGATCCATCTGATGAAGATGCTGTTGTGGCCTATAATACGCTTCTAAATCGTCATGGTCTGACCAACCCTGACGTAGTGGCTAAGTCCCGCGAGTCTAGTGACTCAGCAGGTGCAAAAGGAGACAACCAGCGGCTAGAGAGGCCCTCTAAGAGAATTAGGAAGGCTAGAGTATCATTCAGGGATCAAGTTGGAGGAGAGCTGGTTGAAGTAGTTGGGATTTCAGACGGTGTGGACGTAGAAACTGAACCGGGTCCAGTAGGTGTAAAAGAAGGAAGTCTTGTCGGGAAATATGAATCCCTTGTGCAGGTTACAGTAATCCCCAAAGGGAAGGAACAATTATATGTCAAGGAAGGCAATTCTTCCCAAAAAGGCATGACTGAAAAATTACAGGAGGTCTTAAATAGAGTCAAGACTGCTCCGAAGGGTAGGATTTATGATGAGCTTTATGGGGAATCTTTTTCTGGCAAAGTGGGTTCGTCATGGGCATATCCTTCTTCTGTGGACTCGAGTGGTAGAAGACCCTCTCCAAGTAGAGATACTGATGGGAAGGCATTAAGCGTAAACCATGGAACTAACTCAAGTCACATTGACGATGACGAAGATGATTTGTTTGGTGATTGA
- the LOC103446831 gene encoding pentatricopeptide repeat-containing protein At5g04780, mitochondrial, translated as MISMRTLGRRNLEGIYCPVRNYYRHLSAIANGPQESPVTVGSEAARDAYPPPVHEILQICAGTGAPAEGKACHAHIIRFGLTADTLTSNMLINMYSKCGLLDCAGKVFDEMPERSLVSWNTMIGSLARNGEEQEALGLFLQMQRQGNTFSEFTVSSVLCACAVKCAVFESKQLHALAVKLAMNLNVYVGTALLDVYAKSGLIKVASSVFESLPERSDVTWSSMVAGYVQNELFEEALVLFHRAKRIGLEQNQFTVSSAICACAGLAALIEGKQVHALLSKTGFGSNIFIVSSLIDMYAKCGSIREAYSVFEGMSERNIVLWNAMISGFARHACSLEVMILFEKMQQMGMFPSKVTYASVLTACSHLGLVESGKKYFNLMIAEHNVSPNVVHYSCMVDILGRSGLIIEAYDLIQKIPFGVTASMWGSLLASCRIHGNLDLAEVAAKHLSEIEPNNAGNHILLSNVYAANKKWEEVARTRKILKERELKKERGKSWIEIKDKVHSFMVGERKHARIDEIYSKLDDLVTELKIMGYKAETEHDLHCVGESRKHELLRHHSEKLALTFGLMCLPSNAPIRIMKNLRICGDCHAFMKISSSCRGREIIVRDTNRFHHFKNGYCSCGEFW; from the coding sequence ATGATATCGATGAGAACCTTGGGGAGGAGAAACTTGGAGGGAATCTATTGCCCTGTTCGAAACTATTACAGACATTTGTCAGCCATCGCCAATGGACCCCAAGAGTCCCCTGTAACTGTTGGGTCGGAGGCGGCGAGGGACGCGTACCCTCCACCTGTTCATGAAATCCTGCAAATTTGTGCAGGAACAGGTGCACCCGCGGAAGGGAAGGCCTGCCATGCACACATCATACGTTTCGGATTAACAGCAGACACATTAACCTCTAATATGCTCATCAACATGTACTCCAAATGTGGTTTACTTGATTGTGCCGGCAAGGTATTCGATGAAATGCCTGAAAGGAGCTTAGTTTCATGGAATACAATGATTGGGTCACTTGCTCGGAATGGGGAAGAACAAGAAGCTCTTGGTCTTTTCTTGCAGATGCAAAGACAAGGAAACACTTTCAGCGAGTTCACCGTTTCAAGTGTTCTTTGTGCTTGTGCAGTGAAATGCGCTGTGTTTGAGAGTAAACAACTGCATGCTCTTGCTGTTAAGTTAGCAATGAATTTAAATGTCTATGTGGGAACCGCATTGCTTGACGTTTATGCAAAGTCTGGTTTGATAAAGGTTGCAAGCTCTGTTTTTGAGTCTTTGCCAGAGAGGAGTGATGTTACATGGAGTTCAATGGTTGCCGGGTATGTTCAAAATGAGCTTTTTGAAGAGGCTTTGGTGTTGTTCCATAGAGCTAAAAGGATAGGGTTAGAACAGAACCAGTTTACAGTTTCTTCTGCTATTTGTGCTTGTGCAGGTCTGGCAGCTCTCATTGAAGGAAAGCAGGTGCATGCTCTGTTATCTAAAACTGGCTTTGGTTCGAATATATTTATCGTTTCCTCTCTTATAgacatgtatgcaaaatgtGGTAGCATTAGAGAAGCGTACAGTGTGTTTGAAGGTATGAGCGAGAGGAACATTGTTTTATGGAACGCCATGATTTCAGGGTTCGCTAGACATGCTTGCTCCCTGGAGGTGATGATCTTATTTGAGAAAATGCAGCAGATGGGTATGTTCCCGAGCAAAGTAACCTATGCTTCGGTATTAACTGCCTGTAGTCATCTGGGACTAGTTGAAAGTGGAAAGAAATATTTCAACCTTATGATAGCAGAGCACAATGTGTCACCAAATGTTGTTCACTATTCATGCATGGTTGATATTTTAGGTCGGTCAGGGTTGATTATTGAAGCCTATGACTTGATACAGAAAATTCCGTTTGGTGTTACTGCTTCTATGTGGGGTTCTCTGTTGGCTTCTTGTAGGATCCATGGAAATCTTGACTTGGCCGAGGTCGCAGCAAAGCATTTGTCTGAGATAGAACCTAATAATGCAGGAAACCATATTTTGCTGTCAAATGTTTATGCAGCAAATAAGAAGTGGGAGGAAGTTGCGAGAACAAGGAAGATTCTTAAAGAAAGAGAGttaaagaaagagagagggaagagTTGGATTGAAATAAAGGACAAAGTTCACTCATTTATGGTTGGAGAGAGGAAGCATGCTAGAATTGATGAGATATATTCAAAGTTGGACGATTTGGTGACAGAATTGAAGATAATGGGGTACAAGGCTGAGACTGAACATGACCTTCATTGCGTGGGTGAAAGCAGAAAGCATGAACTTTTGAGGCACCACAGTGAGAAACTTGCTCTTACTTTTGGGTTGATGTGCTTACCTTCCAATGCTCCTATCAGGATCATGAAGAATCTTAGGATTTGTGGTGATTGCCATGCTTTTATGAAGATTAGTTCAAGTTGTAGGGGAAGGGAAATCATCGTTAGGGATACAAACAGGTTTCACCATTTCAAGAATGGTTATTGTTCTTGTGGGGAATTTTGGTGA